In bacterium, the DNA window GATATCTTTGGACCGGGCGAACGGGTATTCGTCGGCAGCGAGTGGTTCCGGGAGATCCTCCACGATTCCCGACTTCACGCGGCCTTCGGTCGGCAGTTGATGTTCAGCGCCTCGATCCTGCTGATCGAGATCCCGCTGGGCGTGGCGCTCGCCCTCGCCATGCCGACCCGCGGAATCGGCGTCTCGTTCACGCTCGTCATCCTGGCTCTGCCGCTGCTGGTTCCCTGGAATGTGGTCGGCACGATCTGGCAGATCTTCGGGCGCGCGGATATCGGTCTTGGTGGCGCGTTCCTGCGCGCACTTGGCTCGGACTACAACTACGCCCAGAATGCAGCGGACGCCTGGGGCACGTTGTTGGTGATGGACGTCTGGCATTGGACTTCGCTAGTTGCCCTGTTGGGCTACTCGGGCCTGCGAGCGATCCCCGAGGCGTGCTACGAGGCCGCACATATCGATGGGGCCAGCCGCTTCGCGATCTTCCGTCACATCCAGTTGCCCAAGCTGCGGGGCGTGCTCACCATCGCACTCCTGCTTCGGTTGATGGACAGTTTCGTGATCTATACGGAACCCTTCGTGCTCACCGGAGGTGGCCCGGGCAATGCGACCACCTTCCTCTCCCAATACCTCACGAAGATGGCGGTAGGCCAGTTCGATCTGGGCCCCGCTGCCGCCTTCTCGTTGATCTATTTTCTGGTCATCCTGGCACTCTGCTTCGTGTTGTTCAGCTTCCTGACGGCCGGAGACGAGCGATGAGGATCCGCTGGCGAAGCGTCGGACTGGTTGCGTACCTGGTCTTCCTGCTGGTCCCCATCTACTGGATGGTGAACATGTCCTTCCGCACCAATGCGGACATCCTCGGACGCTTCCGGCTGTGGCCGCAGGCTCCGACCTTGGCCAACTACGCGACGATCCTGACCGATTCGTCGTGGTATTCGGGCTACCTGAATTCGATGGCCTACGTCGGGCTCAACACGATCCTGGCGCTCGCGGTGGCACTTCCCGCGGCCTACGCGTTCTCCCGCTAC includes these proteins:
- a CDS encoding sugar ABC transporter permease; this encodes MNRTEHPRAWWLVLPVLSIVAFSALIPLMTVVNYSVQDIFGPGERVFVGSEWFREILHDSRLHAAFGRQLMFSASILLIEIPLGVALALAMPTRGIGVSFTLVILALPLLVPWNVVGTIWQIFGRADIGLGGAFLRALGSDYNYAQNAADAWGTLLVMDVWHWTSLVALLGYSGLRAIPEACYEAAHIDGASRFAIFRHIQLPKLRGVLTIALLLRLMDSFVIYTEPFVLTGGGPGNATTFLSQYLTKMAVGQFDLGPAAAFSLIYFLVILALCFVLFSFLTAGDER